Within the Dunckerocampus dactyliophorus isolate RoL2022-P2 chromosome 10, RoL_Ddac_1.1, whole genome shotgun sequence genome, the region agagtcgcctccacctgctgaggagactgaggtcctttggtgtgtgcaggactcttttacggaccttttatgactctgtggtggcctcagccatcttctatgctgtgggctgctggagagggggcagcacggacagggacaggagcaggatcaataggctgatcaggagagccagctctgtcctggacggtcctctggactccgtggaggaagtgggggagagaaggatgttggctaagctgacatccatcatggacaacacctctcacccgctacatgacactgtgggttcccttagcagctccttcagcagcagactgttacacccacggtgtaagaaggagaggttccgcaggtccttcataccgaccgctgtcaggctctacaacacctgcaccacctgaaccatgttgtagacactatgtattctttacttgcgtatcttgcttgctgctgtaacaagtcaatttccctgctgtgggatcaataaagtacagtacaatacctGTACTGTggaggtgagcaaatcaagcgctcctttttttcttctgcctGTAACGTTCAAGGCCTtctaacttcccctgagctcacttggaaacaaacGTTCACTTGAAAGGGAAGGaggttgtaccaaatgctccaccgTGAGGGGAAGaaaacatcgagcacacaaaaaaaccttaccagccacctgaaacgccagcgccacgtgtttgaaaagtgcaaaaggtttgccagagatcaccgtggcgtcacaccagcCACTCGGAACGTGTGCCCGAATACGGTGCAcgttgctgggccacagcaggtggcttcaccccctctatactgtggttctcctgctagtagtgatgtgctagtagtcatgtcatcatatttcttgagttgttccagtccttcttacttccacatgtgcacaaactacacatAAATGTACTTTTGAAAACAGCAGATATAAAAAAGTTGTTGGTACCGTATCGCTCTTGAGAAGCTCAAAGTTAGTATCAATTTGAAagaaaagatattgtgcatctgtAATATAAAGGCTTGAAGATGGCAACAGTCCAGAAACACACAACAGGGAGGCGGCCATTTTGAGCCATAGCCAGGGGTTGTATTTTAGCAAACTCCTCTCagggactttgaccaaatgaacgCAAACCACAATCACGGCTACCAGACAGATGGACGCTCACAAGTTGTGAAGAATTTTAGCCTACGCCGCATGATGTGGGCGGGGCACGGCTACAAACTCTGATGAGCAGTCTGCCGAGACACCACAAACATGTCAACGTGAATAACTCAACTCCACAGGGTCAGATGTTGGTCATAGTCGGTGTGTGAGGAAGATCACACTTCCTGAATTAGTCACAGCGCTTCCGGTGGCTTTCATTTGTATCGTTTATTATTCAATGGAGCAAAAAGTTATGAGTCTTGAAAAGCAGAGTTATGAGTATCAGTTAGAAACCCAAGATATGGTGCATCTTTAAtaattagcatgctagctgtaTGCAGCAATGGCTCTTGgctgtactgtgtgtgtttatgtccaGTATGTTTGTCTACTAGACGTGTGTTGCATCGGCAGGCAGGCCCATAATCACCATGCGGTGTTCAACATAGTGATCAGACAACACAAGGCACGTTTGatgttttattacaaatgtgCATATTAATAAGGATATCTTCCAGGCTtcctttgcattttgtgttgtcttaTGATATACACAGCATGTATCTTGGCTAAGGCATTGAGTAACATGAGAACTATGTGAGTACAAATGGCAACCAACACAACTCTCAAGGTGGCATACATGTTGATGTTCACAGGTCAactcacaacaaacaaaaacaaaaactgcaagTAATTACTGCTCGTGTGTGAAGCAGTCAACAGCGATGGTCCTCGAACTTTTTACACCAAGTACCACCtcaattttgtcattttattttaaagaaaatcTCTGGTGTTCCACTAGATGGCGCCTGCGTACCACCAGTACCGCAGTTTGAGCACCACCAACGTAGCTGAAATGGATTGCATTTTATGTTCCATTCTAGTGTAGTTCCCTCTTGAAGACAATGTCACTGATAAGTGTGCATTTCATTGTACAAAGTGCCTTCATGTATTGATGAGCTAGTATGGTTCCATGAGTATCACACTACGTATTTATACACATCCCATGAAATACAAGAACCTTACCCTGCAATGAGGGCCTTTATTGCCTTTCGTCCCATCTTCCTATGCAAGCACCTCCTTCAAGTGCACTTAAAGAAGGAAGTGCTGAGTCAGTGATGCTTTGTGGCGTATGAACGTTTTCACAGTTGAGAGTCGATTCATCGTCAGCAAGAAGCCGCTTGAACGCATCAAACTTTGCATGCACTTCCACTTTCACATGACAACGTTTGCGTGTGGACAGCCCCCCATCATTACTATAAGCatatactttctttttttttgcttgaatttTCCATAACTTCTTACAATGTTGTCATCACGTCCCCCCCAAAATAGTTAGCACTTCAACCAATCGACTTCCAATTTGGCAAAGTAAGAATAAATGTAAACTTGCACTCCAGTCAATGATGCAACACATCATCACATGACCTGACCTGCACTAAAACACCAACACCCTCACCAGCCTTCATGCTTCATACTGGCCTCATGTGCGTGACACCACCCTTCCTCCCCAGCAGGACGTCAGTACAAACGTTGCATGCTTTGCCTCTCTGTGCTTGTTGCTTttcatttattggtattaatgtttcttattctttttcttgtgttgtctttctctttttttgggagaatgaacagaataagaatttcattgcgtagcataactacctgttttactatgcatatgacaagaaaactcttcaatcttcaaTCATGCTTCATCATGCTTCATGACCCTTCATGACCCTTCATGATTCTAAGTGATGCTTCGTGATGCTTCGTGATGTTTCCTGGTAAAGTGTGTAAAGTGTGGAGGACGGCTGGTGAGGAGGTCCAAGTGAGGTATTTTACTTCCCATGgcttctgctgctgttgctggtgatgatgtcatcatacTGTGGCGGAGGCTCCGTCTCTACATGTACGTCTGCGTGGCCCACGGCCTCCTCGTAGGATGGCGGCGGGTCGCCGGCGCTGCCTCGCCCCGACATGACCTCTGAGCCGGGGTAAGCGGGGCTGCTGTGGACGCTGAGTTCTGAGTGGTCGCCTGGGTGGTAATCCCTCCCCCAGTGGTCCATGGAGACCACGGACAGGACGTGGTCGTGATGGTGGGAGCGGTCCGGGCCGGGGCTGTGCTGCGAGCGTTTGCGGGAGTGACAGCGCCACACGGTGATGGCGACGGCGCCGATGATGAACACCACCGTCAGCAGCGGCACGATCAGGTAGAGAGAGTGGACTCCGCCCACCACCGACTCCAGACCTCCTGATGGGCTGCTCTCACGTACGTACTCCTCCCAGAAGCGCCTCTGCGGACAACACGCAGAAGATGACAGTGAGAGGCGTGCTAACGTGTGAAATAAGCAATGACCACATTCCAACTGCGCAcaagcacttcctgtctgacTCCCAGCAGTCACATGACATCATAGCTGTCACATGATATCATCAGCCTGCAATTGTTTTTTAACAAatacacccccaccccacccccacgctGTTCTTCCTGTTAATCACCACTTCCTgaaaaggcacacacacacacacacacacggctgacTGACATCGACATAAGCAGTTGTCGACATAAGCAATCAACCATCAGTTCCAgttttacttgtgactttggaaCTTTTGGTCTTTTTCCTAACAGATCCGTCAGGTGTGTCTATCCAAAAGCATCTGTTTTTCTTGTCATGTTCAATGCCAGTTATGCTAATTAGACATCCCCACTTGctacaaatagattgcagtcctgtgggaaacactcaaCTGGGCACCGTCCACACAAAAACCTTCCTGGGGTTCATTAGGAAATGGTAGCATCCAGACGGGACGCATCAGTGGGTGACAGGGACGTAATACACACGACAAaacaaaccatagaagaagaaagaacgcacgTGGAATTCCTTGTACGGGTCACTTTGGAGAATAAGACTGGCTAAGTCATGCCAGTCCAAATATTCACATCTTATCTTGTTGGCTTCTGGTCCTTTTCTAAGAACAGCAGTTTGCTCGTCCACACGGAAACCACAAGTCgtcgttttcagattttccggCTCCGGAAgccgtttaaaaaataaaaagtttgggtgcggatgagaggctgaaaccctGAAATACTTAGCGCGTCTTGTCAGGCAACCTACTTTTCTACACCCGAGCAGGTGCACTCATGAGAGAGGAGGCGACACGGTCGGCATCTCACCGTCTTCTCGTCGTTCTCGAAAGCCTCGCGGGCCTCCTCGTAGGTGCAGATCTCCTCGCGGCACTCTCTCTGGATGTTACCCTGCTTCAGCTCCTCCAGCAGGAAGTTGGCCCTGCGCAGCCGCCGCAGCACCGAGTGGGCCACGTCCGCCGGCAGGAACACTGGGGTGGGGGGAGACATTTGTGAAAACAGACACCAGCAGGGAGGAGGACATACGTAGAACAGCAAAGAAAGTGTTTGGAGGAGGGCAGGACGGCTCACACGGAACAAAAAGAGGAAGAACAAAAGCAGCGGCCACGTTCATGCACGCTAACGCTGCATCCTGGGATGAACTGGTCACATCTGCGAGAAGAACCCTCATGATGCCAACATGTCACGCCATCCATGTGACTCGAGGAGCAGAAACACATGAAGGGAAACTCCCAGGAGAGGAAAAAGCGTGAAgacaaaggagcaggaagaagcagcagAGTCGCTTGCTGGGAAGCTTGACAAACATTGTTGGAGCCGACACAACAAAGTCAAGAAAGTTGCTGCAGggctaaataaatacaaacttaCCACTCCCCATCTTTCCTGCAAGTCCCTCTGGGGGCGGGGGGCTTTATCTGGGGGagaattaaaaacacaatttttaaacTTGCTGATGAAAGTCAGACTTTTCAAAAACTGTCATCGTTCCAGCAGGAAACCGTTTTACCTCTGTGTTCCTTCTTCGTAATCTTTCccatctaaatccaattcaaCCCCCCCAGACGCCCAAAATAgcaacaaaaaagacatttcttaGCCTTTCTTAGATTAAGCTGAAGCTAGTCAACTACTTTGCTTGTTAGCTTCCCTTGCTGCTAATCAACAATGGCACCTGAAGCCACAATGGAGGATGCAAGTGGAACTGATCTGTGTGCTACAACACTCTTATTGCCAATGCTGATCCAAAATTGGTGGCAAAGGCTGAAGACTAATTGCCGCGGTGGCAACAGGAGACAGGGAAGGAACGTGACAATCCGCGTAAGCAACCTCTGTAAATATGTAGCGCTACCTTCAACGTGGCGCTCCGGTAGcttttgtggctccaagtgggttTTCATTTGGTGGAAATGGACCCAAGCGGCTCTTTTGAGgctaaaggttgctgacccccGCCCTAGACGTACCAAATCAATGTGAAGCAAACACAACATGTCAGCAAAGACGCAAAAATGTCcttcactgttttccaaagtcaaagctgatgtgtgtgaagatCCTCTTATGCTTTCAACGCAAACATAATACAGCAGCTCTGCTTTATGGAGGACCATAGCCTAACTAAcctaacactaaccctaaccctacgcACGCTCATAAATATTCACACCCGAGAGGCTAAAATCAGAgaatattgacatttttaccTTTCAAAAACTATGAATCCCAAATAGTTGTTGATGAACTGGATAATCC harbors:
- the prrg1 gene encoding transmembrane gamma-carboxyglutamic acid protein 1, with the protein product MGSVFLPADVAHSVLRRLRRANFLLEELKQGNIQRECREEICTYEEAREAFENDEKTRRFWEEYVRESSPSGGLESVVGGVHSLYLIVPLLTVVFIIGAVAITVWRCHSRKRSQHSPGPDRSHHHDHVLSVVSMDHWGRDYHPGDHSELSVHSSPAYPGSEVMSGRGSAGDPPPSYEEAVGHADVHVETEPPPQYDDIITSNSSRSHGK